The following coding sequences are from one Prochlorococcus marinus XMU1412 window:
- the ilvB gene encoding biosynthetic-type acetolactate synthase large subunit, which produces MTLTSRSFSKGSSKHENPVWITGADALMDSLKIHGVKVIFGYPGGAILPIYDAVHKAEQEGWLKHYMVRHEQGGSHAADGYARSTGEVGVCFGTSGPGATNLVTGIATAQMDSVPLVVVTGQVPRPAIGTDAFQETDIFGITLPIVKHSWVIRDPSDIAKIVSEAFFIASSGRPGPVLIDIPKDVGQEFFNYQRVLPGEIIPKGFKRNGEINDSDINKAIKLIEDSERPLLYVGGGAISSGAHDEIKTLAKNYQIPVTTTLMGKGAFDEKDNLSVGMLGMHGTAYANFAVTECDLLIAIGARFDDRVTGKLDTFAPNAKVIHIDIDPAEVNKNRRVDVAIVSDVSKAVLKINEQSLKNKLTFQTKNWLEKIDFWKNKHPLYDPPKEGEIYPQEVLLKVREFSPEAYITTDVGQHQMWAAQYLRNSPRKWISSAGLGTMGFGLPAAIGVKAALPDSDVICIAGDASVLMNIQELGTLSQYGLKVKLVIINNRWQGMVRQWQESFYDERYSSSDMSCGEPDFVKLAESFGVKGYLISDRKQLQNELKHALDYDGPALINILVRRGENCYPMVPPGKSNAQMVGYVNCED; this is translated from the coding sequence GTGACTCTTACTTCGAGATCCTTTTCAAAGGGTAGTTCAAAACATGAAAATCCAGTTTGGATAACTGGTGCAGACGCACTAATGGATTCTTTAAAAATTCATGGAGTAAAAGTTATATTTGGATATCCCGGGGGAGCCATACTACCAATCTATGATGCTGTGCATAAGGCAGAACAAGAAGGTTGGTTAAAGCATTATATGGTTAGGCATGAGCAAGGTGGATCACATGCGGCTGATGGATATGCAAGATCTACTGGTGAAGTAGGAGTATGTTTTGGAACCTCAGGCCCCGGTGCAACAAATTTGGTAACTGGAATTGCTACTGCGCAAATGGATTCAGTCCCCCTAGTTGTAGTTACAGGTCAAGTCCCAAGACCTGCTATAGGAACTGACGCTTTTCAAGAAACTGATATTTTTGGCATAACTCTTCCAATAGTGAAACATTCATGGGTAATAAGAGATCCTTCAGATATAGCGAAAATAGTTTCTGAAGCTTTTTTTATAGCCTCATCTGGAAGACCTGGCCCTGTTTTAATTGATATACCCAAAGATGTAGGTCAGGAGTTCTTTAATTACCAAAGAGTTTTGCCTGGTGAGATTATCCCTAAAGGATTTAAAAGGAATGGAGAAATTAATGATTCCGATATCAATAAAGCAATAAAATTAATAGAAGATTCTGAAAGACCTCTTTTATACGTAGGTGGTGGGGCAATATCTTCAGGGGCTCATGATGAAATAAAAACTTTGGCAAAGAATTATCAAATACCAGTTACCACAACCTTAATGGGGAAGGGCGCTTTTGATGAAAAAGACAATTTATCAGTAGGGATGTTAGGAATGCATGGAACTGCTTACGCAAATTTCGCTGTTACAGAATGCGATCTTTTAATTGCTATTGGAGCTAGATTCGATGATAGGGTGACAGGAAAATTAGATACTTTTGCACCTAATGCAAAGGTAATTCATATAGATATCGACCCAGCAGAAGTTAATAAAAATAGACGTGTAGATGTTGCAATTGTTTCTGATGTTTCAAAAGCTGTTCTTAAAATTAATGAACAATCTCTAAAAAACAAACTTACTTTTCAGACAAAAAACTGGTTAGAAAAAATTGATTTTTGGAAAAATAAACACCCTTTATATGATCCGCCTAAAGAAGGAGAAATTTATCCTCAAGAGGTTCTTTTAAAAGTGAGAGAATTTTCACCTGAAGCTTATATAACTACAGATGTAGGACAACATCAGATGTGGGCTGCTCAATATCTTAGGAATTCTCCAAGAAAATGGATTAGTAGTGCAGGCTTAGGAACTATGGGTTTTGGATTGCCAGCGGCAATTGGAGTAAAAGCAGCCTTGCCTGATTCAGATGTAATTTGTATTGCAGGAGATGCAAGTGTCTTAATGAATATTCAAGAATTAGGAACTTTATCTCAATATGGTCTAAAGGTGAAATTGGTTATTATCAATAATCGCTGGCAAGGGATGGTAAGACAATGGCAGGAAAGTTTCTACGATGAAAGATATTCCTCATCTGATATGAGTTGTGGCGAGCCTGATTTTGTAAAACTTGCTGAGTCTTTTGGAGTTAAGGGATACTTGATTTCTGATAGAAAACAACTACAGAATGAATTAAAACATGCGCTTGATTATGACGGCCCTGCATTGATTAATATCCTTGTGAGAAGAGGTGAAAATTGTTATCCAATGGTCCCTCCTGGTAAAAGTAATGCTCAAATGGTTGGATATGTTAATTGTGAAGACTAA
- the pgeF gene encoding peptidoglycan editing factor PgeF, which translates to MQYKEIYFSKAEFFIQNKKFEYYSSPILSKYNFKHAYFTKSSSEKFLQLLGNHFNENYINCVSNQIHSNEIVLGSLSQEGNKTNADGLFGNKCNQNLWIYTADCMPIFFADKRTRNIAALHCGRKGLEKKIIKNLVKIFENFGASRDDLLVAIGPAISKENYLVDQFTFKEFYRKAENKKITVNLTKTEKDLCFSDSNHIKEQNLNQLDLKRSAYRQLLCENIPNTNIDISNLCTYKLKNEFNSWRKCKTFSRQWNLICS; encoded by the coding sequence ATTCAATACAAAGAAATATATTTCTCAAAAGCTGAATTTTTCATTCAGAACAAAAAATTTGAGTATTATTCATCCCCTATCCTTAGTAAATATAATTTCAAACATGCCTATTTTACGAAGTCTAGCTCTGAGAAATTTCTTCAATTATTGGGAAATCACTTTAATGAAAATTACATAAATTGTGTTTCCAATCAAATTCACAGTAATGAAATAGTTCTTGGATCACTTTCGCAAGAAGGTAATAAGACTAATGCAGATGGTCTTTTTGGCAATAAATGCAATCAAAACTTGTGGATTTATACAGCTGATTGCATGCCAATATTTTTTGCAGATAAAAGGACAAGAAATATAGCAGCCTTACATTGTGGAAGAAAAGGATTAGAAAAAAAAATAATAAAAAATTTAGTTAAAATTTTCGAAAATTTTGGGGCATCTAGAGATGACTTACTTGTTGCCATTGGACCAGCTATTTCTAAGGAAAATTATCTAGTTGATCAATTTACATTCAAGGAATTTTATAGAAAGGCCGAAAACAAAAAAATAACGGTGAATTTGACTAAAACTGAAAAAGATCTTTGTTTTAGTGATTCAAATCACATCAAAGAGCAAAACTTAAATCAACTTGATCTCAAAAGATCTGCCTATAGACAACTTTTATGTGAGAACATTCCTAATACAAATATAGACATTTCAAATTTATGCACATACAAATTAAAAAATGAATTTAATTCTTGGAGAAAGTGCAAAACATTCTCGAGACAATGGAATTTAATTTGTTCATAG